A stretch of DNA from Planococcus antarcticus DSM 14505:
ACGAAAGCGGATAAAATTCCAAAAGGCAAATGGGACAAACATAAGAAAATTGTCCGCACGACATTGGATATGGATAAAACCGATCCACTGATCGTCTTCTCAGCCGAAACTGGACTCGGTAAAGACGAAGCATGGCAAGAAATCGAAAGCAGAATGCAATAAAATCAAAGCGCAGCCTTCGGGTTGTGTTTTTTTGTGAAGAGAAATTTTTGTGATTGATAGGATATTCCGCAAACCAGCTACGCTTTCTTGCGGGCTTGCGCTGAACTAACTCGGGCTTTTTACCCGAGTAGATTTCTTGTGTGTCGCTGCACTGTTCCCTTGAGACTCAAGCGACGTCCTCGGTAACTGTCGCGACAGTTGCATGACCCACATCCTGTAAGCCTAAAGCGATTTCTTCACCTCAAAAACCACCTAAGTTAACAGGCAATTCCGACTAAGAGCGTTATACTTGTGGACACGAAACGCCTTTGCTAATATTAGTTTATAATAATTATAAACAAGAGTTATATTCATGTCTTGTTCACAATTTTAAAGGCATACTAAAGATGATAAGTGGTATACTAAATTTATATGAAATATTGAACGTGAAAGGTGTTTTGTACCCATGCACACACTAGTAGTTGGGGTGAATTATCGCTCTGCACCCGTGGAGATACGTGAAAAGCTATCATTCATCGAAACTGATTTGCCACAGGCGATGCAGGCGTTAAAAGAGCAAAAAAGCATATTGGAGAACGTCATCGTTTCCACTTGTAACCGAACGGAAATTTATGCGGTCGTGGACCAGCTTCACACAGGAAAGTATTATGTGAAGCAATTCCTCGCCGATTATTTCGGTTTGTCGCAAGAAGCGATTTCTCCGTATTTATTTGTCCATGAGCAGGACGAAGCGATTGAACACTTATTCCGTGTAACGGCCGGCATCGATTCGATGGTTTTGGGCGAAACGCAAATTTTGGGACAAGTGAAAAACAGTTTTCTTGCAGGCCAACAGCACGGCACAACAGGTACTGTCTTTAACCAATTATTCAAGCAAGCTGTAACCTTGGCGAAAAAAGCACATTCCGAGACAGCAATTGGTGAGAATGCAGTATCCGTTTCTTACGCAGCGGTTGAACTTGGCAAGAAGATTTTTGGCACGCTTAAAAACAAGCACGTCGTAATTTTAGGTGCCGGTAAAATGGGCGAACTGGCCATTAAAAACTTGCAGGGCAGCGGAGCAAACCGTATAACTGTGATCAACCGGACATTTGAGAAAGCAGAACTGTTAGCAGATAAATTCGGTGGCAATGCAAAACCTCTAAATCAATTGCAATGCGCATTGCTCGAAGCGGATATCCTGATTTCTTCAACGGGATCGGCAGACTTCGTCATCGACCTTGAGTTGATGCAGTTTGTAGAGAAGCTGCGCAAAGGCAAGCCTTTGTTCATGGTAGACATTGCAGTACCGCGTGATATGGACCCGCGTATCGGTGATTTGCAGAATGTCTTCTTGTATGACATCGATGACATGCAGGGAATCGTGGAGGCGAATTTGGCAGAGCGTGAACGTGCAGCTGGTGAAATCATGACCATGATTGATCAGGAAGCTATTCAGTTTAACGACTGGCTGACGACGCTTGGCGTTGTACCGGTGATTTCTGCGCTTCGCCAAAAAGCACTTGGCATTCAGGCTGAGACGATGGCAAGCATTGAAAACAAAATGCCGGATTTGACTGATCGTGAAAAGAAAATTCTCAACAAACACACCAAGTCAATCATCAATCAATTGCTGAGAGATCCAATTCTGCAGGCGAAGGAAATGGGTGGAGCGCCTAAGTCCCGTGAGCAATTGGAATTGTTCATGCAAATCTTCGGAATTGAAGATGAAGTGGAACAGGAAATCGAGAAACAATCAAAAGCACCAAAACAGAAAACGGATAAAGCCGTTCTTCAAACCCAGCAATCACCAACTGAAATTCCCGGATATTCATTTTAAGCTTTCTGAAAGAGGCGTTTTCGAATCTATATGTTAAAATGTAGAGACGGAACGCTTTTAACTATGGAAACGAAGGGGAATAGAATGGCTGATATAACAATGGCAAGGCTGCACGAAGCTATGGTTATTCTATATGCTGTCAGCCTTGTTTTTTATTTTATAGATTACTTATATAAAGAGAAAAAAGCCAGCCGGATTGCTATGACTTTACTCGGTATTGTCTGGGTATTGCAAACCATATTTTTAGGGCTGTATATTTTTGAGACCCAGCGGTTCCCGATATTGACTTTGTTTGAAGGTATTTATTTCTATGCTTGGCTGCTGGTGACGCTGTCGATTGTCTTGAGGATTTTTTATCGTTTTGACTTTGCGGTGTTTTTTATTAATATCATCGGATTTATCTTTATGACGATTCATACGTTTGCGCCGGTCCAGATCGAACGGTCGCCCGTCGGGGAAGCATTGGTGTCGGAATTGTTGTTCATCCATATCAGCTTCGCCATTTTGTCCTATGTTGCTTTTTCCCTGTCGTTGGTTTTTTCAGTGCTTCACATGATTTTATACAGGCTGCTGAAGCAGAAAAAATGGACAAAGCAATGGAGTAATCTGCCGTCGCTTAGCCAAACGCAGCAATTCATGACGATTTCAATCCTCGTCGGCATTTCGCTGTTATTTGTGTCATTGGTACTGGGGCTGCAATGGGCTTACATTTCGCTCGCAGAATTTTCAATACTCGACATGAAGATTGTTGGATCGTTTATCTTGCTGGTGGTTTACAGCTTCATATTATGGTGGCATCGCAAGGGCTCATTAAATGGCATGAATTATGCACTGGCCCATACGTATGCATTTTTATTGCTGCTGATTAATTTCTTTTTAGGCAGCCGATTATCTGAATTTCATTTTTGGTATTAAGGAAAGGTAGGATTCATTTGAGAAAAATTGTAGTAGGATCTAGAAGAAGCAAGCTGGCGTTGACACAAACCAACCAGTTTATCGATAAATTAAAAGCGGCGGGAGCGCCATTTGAGTTTGAAATCAAGGAAATTGTTACGAAAGGTGACCGTATCGTTGATGTTATGCTTTCAAAAGTGGGAGGCAAGGGCTTATTTGTCAAAGAAATCGAACAAGCTCTGTTTGACCGCGAAATCGATTTTGCTGTTCACAGCATGAAGGATATGCCGTCTGTCTTACCTGAAGGTCTTGCAATCGGTTGTATTCCTGACCGTGAAGACCCGCGCGATGCGTATATTGCGAACGATCATGTCAAATTGATGGAATTGCCAGTTGGGGCGGTTGTCGGAACAAGCAGCCTGCGCCGCAGTTCACAATTGCTATTAATACGTCCAGACCTTGATATTCAGTGGATCCGCGGCAATATCGATACACGTCTTGCAAAATTAAAGGCGGGTGATTTTGATGCTATCATTTTAGCTGCAGCCGGTTTGAAACGAATGGGCTGGAAAGATGATCTTGTTACGGAATTCATGGAAGTTGATGATTGCTTGCCGGCTATCGGACAAGGCGCATTAGGGATTGAATGCCGTGAAGACGACAAAGAGCTTATAGCAGAGTTAGCAAAACTCGACCATGAAAACACTGCATTGGCAGTTAACGCAGAACGTAAATTTCTCAAAGACATGGATGGCAGCTGCCAAGTGCCGATCGCAGGCTATGCAACTGTCAACAATGGCGAGATTACATTTACGGGACTGATTTCATCACCAGAAGCAGACCAAGTGTTCAAGGAAGTATCCATTAGCCGCGACCCAATCGAAGCTGGCCGCATAGTAGCTGAGAAAATTAGCGCACAAGGCGGCTACGATCTGATTCAACGCGTCAAAGCTGAAAGTAATGTCTGAGAAGGAACAACTGCTTGAAGGCGAAACCATCGTTTTCACAGGCTCTAGAGAACCGGTGGAAGCAGTCCGCCATGCACAATCACTGGGAGCAGAGACGCTTTACCTGCCGCTCGTCACAACTTCGATTCGCCAGTCGGAAAAGCCTGATTTCAATGGCTACGACTGGCTGATTTTCACGAGCCGTACCAGTGCACAGGTGTTTTGCCAGTTTCATGAAACCGTTCAGGCAAAAATTGCGGCAGTTGGTGATCAGACGGCTGCTGTTCTGCAGCAGCATGGCTATACGCTTGATTTTATTCCGCAGATTTTCAGTGCCGATTATTTCATTCAAGAGTTTCCGGCAATTGCCGGAAAAGCCAAATGCTTGTTCATCAAAGGCTCCTTGGCGAAAAACACTATTGCCTCGATGCCAATGCAGGTAGATGAATGGACGGTTTACGATACGATTCTGAATAAAGGAAATGCCGAAAAACTGGTAATTTTGGAAAACATCATCATTCTTTTTGCCAGTCCTTCTGCTGTGTCGGCTTACCGGCAGTCAGGAGGAGACTGGTCGAATATCCGCACCGCTGCGATTGGTCACGTTACAAAACAGGCCATTTTAGCAAGCGGTGGAACGGTAGATTTTACTCCTGAAAAATATACTTATATAGAAGTTATCAATGAAATAGCGAAAGGAAGTTTGTTGAAATGAAAAGATTAAATTTTAATCGTCATCGACGTTTACGCGGTTCAGCCAATATCCGTTCAATGGTCCGTGAAACGAGCTTACATAAAGAGGATTTTATTTATCCGATTTTTGTTGTCGAAGGCGAGAATATTAAAACAGAAATTTCTTCAATGCCAGGCGTTTTTCATTTTTCAATGGATAAATTGGGCGAAGAACTAGATGAAGTCGTTGATCTTGGAATTCCTTCCGTCATTCTTTTCGGTGTACCAAACGAAAAAGATGCAGTTGGCACGCAAGCCTATCACGACCACGGCATTACCCAGGAAGCGATTCGTTTTGCAAAAAAACGCCATCCTGAATTAGTGGTTATTGCTGATACGTGCCTATGTCAATATACCGATCATGGCCATTGCGGCGTGATTGAGGACGGCGTCATCCTGAACGACGAATCACTTGATCTATTGGCACGCACTGCTGTTTCACAGGCAAAAGCTGGCGCTGACATTATCGCGCCATCAAATATGATGGATGGTTTCGTTGCTGCGATCCGCTACGGACTGGACCAGGCTGGATTTGAAAATACGCCGATCATGTCTTATGGCGTCAAGTATTCATCCGCTTATTATGGGCCTTTCCGCGAAGCAGCACACAGCACACCGCAATTTGGTGACCGTAAAACTTATCAAATGGATCCAGCAAACCGTATGGAAGCGTTGCGCGAAGCAACTTCTGATGTTCAAGAAGGCGCCGATTTCATGATTGTTAAACCGGCATTGTCTTATTTGGATATTATTCGTGAAGTTCGCGATAACTTTGATATTCCAATTGTTGCTTATAATGTGTCAGGCGAATATGCCATGGTCAAAGCAGCCGCAGCGAACGGCTGGATCGACGAAGAGAAAATCGTTTTGGAAACTTTATTGAGCATGAAGCGCGCTGGAGCGGATATCGTCATGACTTATCACGCAAAAGATGCAGCACGCTGGTTGGAGGGGGAAAAATGACCTACGAAAAATCATTAACAGCATTTACTGAAGCAAAAACATTAATGCCGGGCGGTGTCAACAGCCCAGTCCGCGCTTTTAAATCGGTCAATATGGAGCCGATTTTCATGCAATCTGGCAGCGGAGCGACGATCACAGACATTGACGGCAATACATATATTGATTATGTCTTGTCGTGGGGACCACTGATTTTGGGCCATGCCCATCCGGAAGTGGTTAAAGCCATTCAGGAAACAGCAGCGCTTGGAACTTCATTCGGCGCACCGACTGAACTTGAGAACATGATGGCCAAATTGGTCATGGAACGTGTTCCATCAATTGAAATGGTTCGTATGGTTTCATCCGGAACAGAAGCAACGATGAGTGCATTGCGCGTAGCGCGTGGCTATACGGGACGCGACAAGATCCTGAAATTCGCAGGCTGTTACCACGGTCATGGCGACAGTCTGCTGATCAAAGCGGGTTCAGGCGTCGCGACTTTAGGATTACCAGATTCACCGGGTGTGCCAGAGTCGGTTGCTAAAAACACCATCACTGTCCCATTCAATGACCTCGAAAGCCTTCGTTTAGCTTTCCAAGAATTTGGAAACGAGTTGGCTGCAGTCATTGTAGAGCCTGTTGCTGGTAATATGGGTGTTGTGCCACCAAATGAAGGCTTCCTGATGGAGCTTCGCAATTTGACGCATGAAAACGGCACAGTTCTTATTTTTGATGAAGTCATGACCGGTTTCCGTGTCGGCTTTAATTGTGCGCAAGGCTATTTTGGTGTCACACCGGACATGACTTGCCTCGGCAAAGTGATCGGTGGGGGATTACCAGTTGGCGCATTCGGCGGTAAGCGTGAAATCATGCAGCAAGTAGCGCCAAGCGGTTCTATTTACCAGGCAGGTACGTTGTCTGGAAATCCACTTGCCATGCGTGCAGGCTTTGAAACTTTGTCTCGTTTGACAGAAGAAAGCTATGATGTGTTCGTTGAACGCGGCGATCAGCTTGAAAAAGGATTCCGTGAAGCCGCGACGAAATACAATATCCCGCATACCGTTAACCGCGCAGGATCGATGATTGGTTTCTTTTTTACAAACCAAGACGTCGTCGATTTCGAAACAGCGAAAACTTCGGATACAGATTTGTTCGCGGATTACTACCGCTTGATGGCGGAAGAAGGCATCTACTTGCCGCCGTCCCAATTTGAAGGCATGTTCCTATCGACTGCCCATACGGAAGAGCATATTGCAAAAACCGTGCAAGCATTCCATA
This window harbors:
- a CDS encoding uroporphyrinogen-III synthase, with product MSEKEQLLEGETIVFTGSREPVEAVRHAQSLGAETLYLPLVTTSIRQSEKPDFNGYDWLIFTSRTSAQVFCQFHETVQAKIAAVGDQTAAVLQQHGYTLDFIPQIFSADYFIQEFPAIAGKAKCLFIKGSLAKNTIASMPMQVDEWTVYDTILNKGNAEKLVILENIIILFASPSAVSAYRQSGGDWSNIRTAAIGHVTKQAILASGGTVDFTPEKYTYIEVINEIAKGSLLK
- the hemC gene encoding hydroxymethylbilane synthase, giving the protein MRKIVVGSRRSKLALTQTNQFIDKLKAAGAPFEFEIKEIVTKGDRIVDVMLSKVGGKGLFVKEIEQALFDREIDFAVHSMKDMPSVLPEGLAIGCIPDREDPRDAYIANDHVKLMELPVGAVVGTSSLRRSSQLLLIRPDLDIQWIRGNIDTRLAKLKAGDFDAIILAAAGLKRMGWKDDLVTEFMEVDDCLPAIGQGALGIECREDDKELIAELAKLDHENTALAVNAERKFLKDMDGSCQVPIAGYATVNNGEITFTGLISSPEADQVFKEVSISRDPIEAGRIVAEKISAQGGYDLIQRVKAESNV
- the ccsA gene encoding cytochrome c biogenesis protein CcsA; the protein is MADITMARLHEAMVILYAVSLVFYFIDYLYKEKKASRIAMTLLGIVWVLQTIFLGLYIFETQRFPILTLFEGIYFYAWLLVTLSIVLRIFYRFDFAVFFINIIGFIFMTIHTFAPVQIERSPVGEALVSELLFIHISFAILSYVAFSLSLVFSVLHMILYRLLKQKKWTKQWSNLPSLSQTQQFMTISILVGISLLFVSLVLGLQWAYISLAEFSILDMKIVGSFILLVVYSFILWWHRKGSLNGMNYALAHTYAFLLLLINFFLGSRLSEFHFWY
- the hemB gene encoding porphobilinogen synthase — its product is MKRLNFNRHRRLRGSANIRSMVRETSLHKEDFIYPIFVVEGENIKTEISSMPGVFHFSMDKLGEELDEVVDLGIPSVILFGVPNEKDAVGTQAYHDHGITQEAIRFAKKRHPELVVIADTCLCQYTDHGHCGVIEDGVILNDESLDLLARTAVSQAKAGADIIAPSNMMDGFVAAIRYGLDQAGFENTPIMSYGVKYSSAYYGPFREAAHSTPQFGDRKTYQMDPANRMEALREATSDVQEGADFMIVKPALSYLDIIREVRDNFDIPIVAYNVSGEYAMVKAAAANGWIDEEKIVLETLLSMKRAGADIVMTYHAKDAARWLEGEK
- the hemL gene encoding glutamate-1-semialdehyde 2,1-aminomutase, whose amino-acid sequence is MTYEKSLTAFTEAKTLMPGGVNSPVRAFKSVNMEPIFMQSGSGATITDIDGNTYIDYVLSWGPLILGHAHPEVVKAIQETAALGTSFGAPTELENMMAKLVMERVPSIEMVRMVSSGTEATMSALRVARGYTGRDKILKFAGCYHGHGDSLLIKAGSGVATLGLPDSPGVPESVAKNTITVPFNDLESLRLAFQEFGNELAAVIVEPVAGNMGVVPPNEGFLMELRNLTHENGTVLIFDEVMTGFRVGFNCAQGYFGVTPDMTCLGKVIGGGLPVGAFGGKREIMQQVAPSGSIYQAGTLSGNPLAMRAGFETLSRLTEESYDVFVERGDQLEKGFREAATKYNIPHTVNRAGSMIGFFFTNQDVVDFETAKTSDTDLFADYYRLMAEEGIYLPPSQFEGMFLSTAHTEEHIAKTVQAFHTVFAKLAR
- the hemA gene encoding glutamyl-tRNA reductase, translating into MHTLVVGVNYRSAPVEIREKLSFIETDLPQAMQALKEQKSILENVIVSTCNRTEIYAVVDQLHTGKYYVKQFLADYFGLSQEAISPYLFVHEQDEAIEHLFRVTAGIDSMVLGETQILGQVKNSFLAGQQHGTTGTVFNQLFKQAVTLAKKAHSETAIGENAVSVSYAAVELGKKIFGTLKNKHVVILGAGKMGELAIKNLQGSGANRITVINRTFEKAELLADKFGGNAKPLNQLQCALLEADILISSTGSADFVIDLELMQFVEKLRKGKPLFMVDIAVPRDMDPRIGDLQNVFLYDIDDMQGIVEANLAERERAAGEIMTMIDQEAIQFNDWLTTLGVVPVISALRQKALGIQAETMASIENKMPDLTDREKKILNKHTKSIINQLLRDPILQAKEMGGAPKSREQLELFMQIFGIEDEVEQEIEKQSKAPKQKTDKAVLQTQQSPTEIPGYSF